The Shewanella sp. NFH-SH190041 genome has a window encoding:
- the ilvN gene encoding acetolactate synthase small subunit, whose product MRRIISVLLENQPGALSRVVGLFSQRGYNIATLCVAPTDDATLSRLTITLETDAMKLEQIEKQLHKLIDVLKVASISDNTHIERELALIKVKAPQGYRDEIKRTADIFRGQIVDVTANLYTVQVTGTSEKLDALVTTLASITKVVEISRSGVVGLSRGERAIRAN is encoded by the coding sequence ATGAGACGGATAATCAGTGTGTTATTAGAAAACCAGCCCGGAGCCTTGTCCCGCGTGGTCGGCCTGTTTTCCCAACGTGGTTACAATATTGCTACCCTATGTGTTGCGCCCACCGATGATGCAACCCTATCGAGGTTAACCATTACCTTAGAAACTGATGCCATGAAACTGGAGCAGATTGAAAAGCAACTACATAAGCTCATTGATGTCCTGAAAGTCGCAAGTATCAGTGACAATACCCACATTGAGCGGGAGTTAGCGCTGATCAAAGTGAAAGCCCCCCAAGGCTACCGGGATGAAATCAAACGCACCGCAGATATTTTCCGGGGACAAATTGTCGATGTCACCGCCAATCTGTATACCGTGCAAGTGACAGGTACGTCAGAGAAACTGGATGCTTTGGTCACAACCTTAGCCAGTATTACCAAAGTGGTGGAAATATCCCGCTCCGGCGTGGTAGGG
- a CDS encoding acetolactate synthase 3 large subunit — protein sequence MTQLSGAGMIVRSLIDQGVKHIFGYPGGSVLDIYDALHETPGIDHILVRHEQAAVHMADGYARATGDVGVVLVTSGPGATNAITGIATAYMDSIPLVVLSGQVPSALIGNDAFQECDMIGISRPVVKHSFLITDARDIPATMKKAFYIAASGRPGPVVIDLPKDCLNPQQVYDYHYPDSMSLRSYNPTLQGHKGQVRRGLAALLAAKQPVLYVGGGAIMSGCSAQLFALSQRLKLPVVNTLMGLGAFPGDHPHCIGMLGMHGCYEANMAMHHSDLIFGIGVRFDDRTTNNIEKYCPDATILHIDIDPASISKTIAADIPIVGSAENVLSDMLTLLDESSDTRDNATLTPWWDQIEQWRQRDSLGYDRNSDRIKPQQVIETLYHLTKGDAILCSDVGQHQMFAALYYPFDRPRRWINSGGLGTMGFGLPAAMGVKLAMPEETVLCVTGDGSIQMNIQELSTALQYDLPVKIINLNNRFLGMVKQWQDMIYAGRHSHSYMDSVPDFAKIAEAYGHVGIRINTPDELESKLSEALALTDKLVFVDINVDETEHVHPMQIRGGAMCDMWLNKTERS from the coding sequence ATGACCCAGCTTTCTGGTGCGGGCATGATTGTCCGTTCGCTGATCGATCAGGGGGTAAAGCATATTTTTGGCTACCCCGGTGGTTCAGTTCTCGATATCTATGATGCCCTACATGAAACCCCTGGTATTGACCATATTCTGGTTCGCCACGAGCAAGCCGCAGTTCATATGGCCGATGGCTATGCGAGGGCAACAGGCGATGTCGGGGTGGTGCTGGTCACATCTGGCCCAGGTGCCACGAATGCCATTACCGGTATTGCAACCGCGTATATGGATTCGATACCTTTGGTGGTGCTCTCAGGTCAGGTTCCTTCAGCCCTGATTGGTAATGACGCATTTCAGGAATGCGATATGATTGGCATCTCCCGCCCCGTGGTCAAACACAGTTTTTTGATCACCGATGCCCGGGATATTCCCGCTACCATGAAAAAAGCCTTTTATATTGCGGCCAGCGGGCGACCCGGGCCGGTTGTCATAGATCTGCCGAAAGACTGTCTGAACCCACAACAAGTTTACGATTACCATTACCCTGATAGCATGAGCTTGCGTAGCTATAACCCCACATTGCAGGGACATAAAGGACAAGTCCGTCGCGGACTGGCAGCCCTGCTGGCAGCTAAACAACCCGTGCTCTATGTCGGTGGAGGCGCGATTATGTCGGGCTGCTCAGCGCAATTATTTGCCCTCTCCCAACGGCTTAAACTCCCAGTAGTCAATACTCTGATGGGACTGGGAGCATTTCCCGGCGATCACCCTCACTGTATTGGTATGCTGGGAATGCATGGCTGTTATGAAGCCAATATGGCCATGCACCACAGTGATTTAATTTTCGGCATTGGGGTGCGTTTTGATGACCGCACCACCAACAATATTGAAAAATACTGCCCAGACGCGACCATTTTACATATCGATATCGACCCGGCCTCCATCTCTAAGACCATCGCAGCGGATATTCCTATTGTTGGCTCAGCAGAAAATGTACTAAGCGATATGCTAACCCTATTGGATGAATCCAGCGATACGCGAGATAACGCTACACTCACGCCTTGGTGGGATCAAATTGAGCAGTGGCGTCAACGTGACTCCCTGGGATATGACAGAAATAGCGATAGGATCAAACCCCAGCAAGTGATTGAAACGCTCTATCACCTGACCAAAGGGGATGCCATTCTCTGCTCGGATGTAGGACAGCACCAGATGTTTGCCGCCTTGTATTACCCCTTTGACCGCCCCAGACGCTGGATCAACTCTGGTGGACTGGGCACCATGGGCTTTGGCTTACCCGCCGCCATGGGTGTCAAACTGGCGATGCCAGAAGAAACAGTACTTTGCGTGACTGGCGATGGCTCAATCCAGATGAATATTCAGGAGCTATCGACTGCATTACAATATGATTTGCCCGTGAAAATCATCAATCTTAACAACCGTTTTCTCGGTATGGTCAAACAGTGGCAGGATATGATCTATGCTGGCCGTCATTCCCATTCCTATATGGATTCTGTACCAGATTTTGCCAAAATCGCCGAAGCCTATGGCCATGTTGGTATCCGCATTAACACCCCAGATGAACTGGAAAGCAAACTCAGTGAAGCGCTGGCATTGACAGATAAACTGGTGTTTGTCGATATCAATGTTGATGAAACCGAGCATGTCCACCCGATGCAAATCCGCGGTGGGGCAATGTGTGATATGTGGCTGAATAAAACGGAGCGAAGCTGA